The following are encoded in a window of Variovorax paradoxus genomic DNA:
- a CDS encoding SulP family inorganic anion transporter — protein sequence MSSPLNLTRFRPRLMDTMAGYDRGRFLRDLGAGATVGIVALPLAMAFAIASGLKPEAGIWTAIIAGFLISFLGGSAVQIGGPAGAFIVIVYGIVERYGVANLLIATACAGVLLFMAGLFGLGRLVRFVPLSIVVGFTNGIAVLILLSQLKDLLGLTVERMPADVFSQLHAMALRLDTFNPHAFALGLTCVLGLLAWSRLFRGDSALARAVQRVGGRWVQTRPVQIVGRIPGPIVALVSLTLVSWGFALPVETIGTRFGGIPEGVPAFALPDFSWETVKQLVTPTLTIALLGAIESLLCARVADQVSGQPRHDPNQELMAQGIANIVTPFFGGMPATGTIARTVTNIRSGGSSPIAGIVHAVTLLLVVLLAAPLARHVPLAVLAGILVFVGLNMGEWREFTPGQLRHFSRHYRLLMLGTFFLTVVFDLTVAVQVGIVLACALFIRRMSGLFSVELVTLQPPVLTYRLYGAMFFGAAAKLDEAVNAAERAPRGMTVVLDATHLIYIDATGVDALRQLHRAVLARDGLLRIESLQPQPLEVLERSGFAEELTTGQPGASHGA from the coding sequence ATGTCATCGCCGCTGAACCTCACCCGCTTTCGCCCCCGCCTGATGGACACGATGGCGGGCTACGACCGGGGGCGGTTCCTGAGGGACCTCGGCGCGGGCGCCACGGTGGGCATCGTGGCGCTGCCGCTGGCCATGGCGTTTGCCATCGCCTCGGGGCTCAAGCCCGAAGCCGGCATCTGGACGGCGATCATCGCGGGCTTCCTGATCTCATTCCTGGGCGGCTCGGCCGTACAGATCGGCGGACCGGCGGGCGCGTTCATCGTGATCGTCTACGGCATCGTCGAGCGCTACGGCGTGGCCAACCTGCTGATCGCCACCGCCTGCGCGGGCGTGCTGCTGTTCATGGCGGGGCTGTTCGGGCTCGGGCGGCTGGTGCGCTTCGTGCCGCTGTCGATCGTGGTGGGCTTCACCAACGGCATCGCGGTGCTGATCCTGCTGTCGCAGCTCAAGGATTTGCTCGGCCTCACGGTGGAGCGCATGCCGGCCGACGTGTTCTCGCAGCTGCACGCGATGGCACTGCGGCTGGACACCTTCAACCCGCACGCCTTCGCGCTCGGGCTGACCTGCGTGCTCGGCCTGCTGGCGTGGTCGCGGCTGTTTCGTGGTGACTCGGCGCTGGCGCGCGCGGTGCAGCGCGTGGGCGGGCGGTGGGTGCAGACGCGCCCGGTGCAGATCGTCGGGCGCATCCCGGGGCCGATCGTCGCGCTGGTGTCGCTCACGCTGGTGTCGTGGGGCTTCGCGCTGCCGGTGGAGACCATCGGCACACGCTTCGGCGGCATTCCCGAGGGCGTACCGGCCTTCGCGCTGCCCGATTTCTCGTGGGAGACGGTCAAGCAGCTGGTGACGCCGACGCTGACCATCGCGCTGCTCGGCGCCATCGAGTCGCTGCTGTGCGCGCGCGTGGCCGACCAGGTCAGCGGCCAGCCGCGCCACGACCCCAACCAGGAGCTGATGGCGCAGGGCATCGCCAACATCGTCACGCCCTTTTTCGGCGGCATGCCGGCCACGGGCACCATCGCGCGCACCGTGACCAACATCCGCTCGGGCGGCAGCTCGCCCATTGCGGGCATCGTGCATGCGGTCACGCTGCTGCTCGTGGTGCTGCTGGCGGCGCCGCTGGCGCGCCACGTGCCGCTCGCGGTGCTGGCGGGCATCCTGGTGTTCGTCGGGCTGAACATGGGCGAATGGCGCGAGTTCACGCCCGGCCAGCTGCGCCACTTCAGCCGCCATTACCGGCTGCTGATGCTCGGCACCTTCTTCCTCACGGTGGTGTTCGACCTCACGGTGGCGGTGCAAGTGGGCATCGTGCTGGCGTGCGCGCTTTTCATCCGGCGCATGAGCGGGCTGTTCAGCGTCGAACTCGTGACCTTGCAGCCGCCGGTGCTCACCTACCGGCTGTACGGCGCCATGTTCTTCGGCGCGGCGGCCAAGCTCGACGAAGCAGTGAACGCCGCGGAGCGCGCACCGCGCGGCATGACGGTGGTGCTCGACGCCACGCACCTGATCTACATCGATGCCACCGGCGTCGACGCGCTGCGGCAGCTGCACCGGGCGGTACTGGCGCGCGACGGGCTGCTCCGCATCGAGTCGCTGCAGCCGCAGCCGCTCGAGGTGCTGGAGCGTTCAGGCTTTGCCGAGGAATTGACGACGGGCCAGCCCGGCGCGTCGCACGGCGCCTGA
- the nadB gene encoding L-aspartate oxidase — MTSAVRDFDVLIVGSGLAGLSAALHLAPTHRVAVLTKRALNDGSSAWAQGGIAAVLAAGDSFDAHVEDTLVAGAGLCDPEATRFVVEGAPQAIGWLRELGVPFSEEGGDLHLTREGGHSQRRIVHVTDATGAAVQQVLIERVRRTPNITLFEHHTLVDLVTGPKLGLADPSCQGLYALDDETDEVLAFRAPHTILATGGAGKVYLYTTNPDTATGDGIAAAWRAGCRVSNLEFIQFHPTCLYHPHAKSFLISEAVRGEGGLLKLPDGTRFMPTHDERAELAPRDVVARAIDFEMKKHGLDCVYLDISHQPPAFLKEHFPNILARCLELGIDITREPIPVVPAAHYTCGGVLSDLAGRTDIPGLYAIGETACTGLHGANRLASNSLVECMVFARAAADAIAQAPSRERAALPAWDESRVTDADEAVVISHNWDELRRFMWDYVGIVRTNKRLERASHRIALLQAEIQEFYANFHVTRDLLELRNLVQVAELIVRSAQARHESRGLHFSRDYPSLAEPTAPTVLVPPVD; from the coding sequence GTGACTTCTGCCGTACGTGACTTCGACGTCCTCATCGTCGGCAGCGGCCTCGCCGGCCTCTCCGCCGCGCTGCACCTGGCCCCCACGCACCGCGTGGCCGTGCTCACCAAGCGCGCGCTGAACGACGGCTCCAGCGCCTGGGCGCAGGGCGGCATCGCGGCTGTGCTGGCGGCGGGCGACAGCTTCGACGCCCACGTGGAAGACACGCTGGTCGCCGGCGCCGGCCTGTGCGACCCCGAAGCCACGCGCTTCGTGGTCGAGGGCGCGCCGCAGGCCATCGGCTGGCTGCGCGAACTGGGCGTGCCCTTTTCGGAAGAAGGCGGCGACCTGCACCTCACGCGCGAAGGCGGCCACAGCCAGCGCCGCATCGTGCACGTGACCGACGCCACCGGCGCAGCCGTGCAGCAGGTGCTGATCGAGCGGGTACGCCGCACACCCAACATCACGCTGTTCGAGCACCACACGCTGGTCGACCTGGTCACCGGCCCCAAGCTCGGCCTGGCCGATCCGTCGTGCCAGGGCCTGTACGCGCTGGACGACGAGACCGACGAGGTGCTGGCCTTCCGCGCGCCGCACACCATCCTGGCGACCGGCGGCGCGGGCAAGGTGTACCTGTACACCACCAACCCCGACACCGCCACCGGCGACGGCATTGCCGCCGCTTGGCGCGCGGGCTGCCGGGTGTCGAACCTGGAGTTCATCCAGTTCCACCCGACCTGCCTGTACCACCCGCACGCCAAGTCGTTCCTGATCAGCGAGGCGGTGCGCGGCGAAGGCGGCCTGCTGAAATTGCCCGACGGCACGCGCTTCATGCCAACGCATGACGAACGCGCCGAACTCGCACCGCGCGACGTGGTGGCCCGCGCCATCGACTTCGAGATGAAGAAGCACGGGCTCGACTGCGTCTACCTCGACATCTCGCACCAGCCGCCCGCGTTCCTGAAAGAACACTTCCCCAACATCCTGGCGCGCTGCCTCGAATTGGGCATCGACATCACGCGCGAGCCGATTCCCGTCGTGCCCGCCGCGCACTACACCTGCGGCGGCGTGCTCAGCGACCTGGCCGGCCGCACCGACATCCCGGGCCTGTACGCCATCGGCGAAACCGCCTGCACCGGCCTGCATGGCGCCAACCGGCTGGCCAGCAACTCGCTGGTCGAGTGCATGGTGTTCGCGCGCGCCGCGGCCGACGCCATTGCGCAGGCGCCGTCGCGCGAACGCGCCGCGCTGCCCGCCTGGGACGAAAGCCGCGTCACCGACGCCGACGAAGCCGTGGTCATCTCTCATAACTGGGACGAGCTGCGCCGCTTCATGTGGGACTACGTCGGCATCGTGCGCACCAACAAGCGCCTGGAGCGCGCGAGCCACCGCATCGCGCTGCTCCAAGCCGAGATCCAGGAGTTCTACGCGAACTTCCACGTCACGCGCGACCTGCTCGAACTGCGCAACCTGGTGCAGGTGGCCGAGCTGATCGTGCGTTCCGCGCAGGCCCGCCACGAGAGCCGTGGCCTGCATTTCAGTCGCGATTACCCTTCGCTGGCCGAGCCCACCGCACCCACCGTGCTGGTGCCGCCGGTCGACTGA
- a CDS encoding CaiB/BaiF CoA transferase family protein yields MTQDAAKAGPLQGFTVIDLTRVLAGPYCTMLLADLGARVIKVEQPGLGDDARQIGPFVEGDSAYFMSVNRNKESIALDLKAPADRAVFEQLLATADVLVENFRPGTMEKLGYDWPTLHARFPKLVFTSVSGFGQTGPYSKRPAYDMVVQAMGGIMSLTGHPGAPPTRVGVSIGDLGAGLYAAIGTQAALLQRSRTGLGDRVDVAMLDCQVALLENAISRMEAEGRAPGPIGSRHPSITPFDVFRAADGWFVIAAGNDALFQRLCTALDLPALAEDARFATNAARCQHHEALKQLLEERLSTAPCAHWQALLMQHNIPTGDYNDVAAVVKDPQVQAREMLVQVRTQGGQSLTVAGNPVHVGGLRTQVRRQPPRLDQDREAILASLARSSAAGAESAHATQ; encoded by the coding sequence ATGACGCAAGACGCAGCAAAAGCAGGCCCGCTGCAGGGCTTCACCGTCATCGACCTGACCCGCGTGCTCGCGGGCCCGTACTGCACGATGCTGCTCGCCGACCTGGGCGCGCGCGTCATCAAGGTGGAGCAGCCCGGCCTGGGCGACGACGCACGGCAGATCGGCCCCTTCGTCGAGGGCGACTCGGCCTACTTCATGTCGGTCAACCGCAACAAGGAATCGATCGCGCTCGACCTGAAGGCGCCGGCCGACCGCGCGGTCTTCGAACAGTTGCTGGCCACGGCCGACGTGCTGGTCGAGAACTTCCGGCCCGGCACGATGGAAAAGCTGGGCTACGACTGGCCGACGCTGCATGCGCGGTTTCCGAAACTGGTGTTCACCTCGGTCTCCGGCTTCGGCCAGACCGGGCCGTACAGCAAACGCCCCGCCTACGACATGGTGGTGCAGGCGATGGGCGGCATCATGAGCCTCACGGGCCACCCGGGCGCACCGCCGACGCGCGTGGGCGTGTCGATCGGCGACCTCGGCGCCGGGCTGTACGCGGCCATCGGCACGCAGGCTGCGCTGCTGCAGCGCAGTCGCACGGGCCTGGGCGACAGGGTTGATGTGGCGATGCTCGACTGCCAGGTCGCGCTGCTCGAGAACGCGATCTCGCGCATGGAGGCTGAGGGCCGCGCGCCGGGGCCGATCGGTTCGCGGCACCCGTCGATCACGCCCTTCGACGTGTTCCGCGCGGCCGACGGCTGGTTCGTGATCGCGGCGGGCAACGATGCGCTGTTCCAGCGCCTGTGCACCGCGCTCGACCTGCCCGCGCTCGCCGAGGACGCGCGCTTTGCCACCAACGCGGCACGCTGCCAGCACCACGAGGCGCTGAAGCAGTTGCTCGAAGAGCGCCTGTCGACCGCGCCCTGCGCGCACTGGCAGGCGCTGCTGATGCAGCACAACATTCCCACGGGCGACTACAACGACGTGGCGGCGGTGGTGAAAGACCCGCAGGTGCAGGCGCGCGAGATGCTGGTGCAGGTGCGCACGCAGGGCGGCCAGTCGCTCACGGTGGCGGGCAACCCGGTGCATGTCGGCGGGCTGCGCACGCAGGTGCGGCGGCAACCGCCGCGGCTGGACCAGGACCGCGAGGCCATCCTGGCGTCACTGGCCCGATCAAGCGCTGCGGGTGCAGAATCCGCCCATGCAACGCAGTGA
- the panB gene encoding 3-methyl-2-oxobutanoate hydroxymethyltransferase: MSNTPSTPTPPSEAPAGTPYGTLPPASPLAQRKPVSLPRLADMHARGEKIAMLTAYDATFAAMADAAGIDCLLVGDSLGMVCQGLNSTVGVSLEAMRYHTDSVSRGLRRVQGTTWLIADLPFGSYQESREQALRSATVLMQAGAHMVKLEGGGWTTETVRFLVERGIPVCAHLGLTPQTVHALGGYRVQGKGDTAGALLKQQAHALQDAGAAMLVLEMVPAALAAELTAELKHCATIGIGAGKATAGQVLVLHDMLGINLGKMPKFVRNFMADAPGVLPALQAYVQAVKNGSFPDDRLHAW; this comes from the coding sequence ATGTCGAACACACCTTCCACACCCACCCCACCGTCTGAAGCCCCGGCCGGCACGCCCTACGGCACGCTGCCGCCCGCCTCGCCGCTGGCGCAGCGCAAGCCCGTGAGCCTGCCGCGGCTGGCCGACATGCATGCGCGCGGCGAAAAGATCGCCATGCTCACCGCCTATGACGCCACCTTCGCGGCCATGGCCGACGCCGCCGGCATCGACTGCCTGCTGGTCGGCGACTCGCTGGGCATGGTCTGCCAGGGCCTGAACAGCACCGTGGGCGTGAGCCTGGAAGCCATGCGCTATCACACCGACAGCGTCTCGCGTGGCCTGCGCCGCGTGCAGGGCACGACCTGGCTCATCGCCGACCTGCCCTTCGGTAGCTACCAGGAATCGCGCGAGCAGGCCCTGCGCAGCGCCACCGTGCTGATGCAGGCCGGCGCGCACATGGTCAAGCTCGAAGGCGGCGGCTGGACCACCGAGACCGTGCGCTTCCTGGTCGAACGCGGCATTCCCGTGTGCGCCCACCTCGGTCTGACGCCGCAGACCGTGCATGCGCTCGGCGGCTACCGCGTGCAGGGCAAGGGCGACACCGCCGGCGCGCTGCTCAAGCAGCAGGCCCACGCGCTGCAGGACGCGGGCGCCGCCATGCTGGTGCTCGAGATGGTGCCGGCCGCGCTGGCAGCCGAACTCACGGCCGAGCTGAAACACTGCGCCACCATCGGCATCGGCGCCGGCAAGGCCACCGCCGGCCAGGTGCTCGTGCTGCACGACATGCTGGGCATCAACCTCGGGAAGATGCCGAAGTTCGTGCGCAACTTCATGGCCGACGCGCCGGGCGTGCTGCCCGCGCTGCAGGCCTACGTGCAGGCCGTGAAGAACGGCAGCTTCCCCGACGACCGCCTCCACGCCTGGTAA
- a CDS encoding outer membrane protein assembly factor BamE, with amino-acid sequence MQRFQKARIGLMTGLLAVLIGLAGCDPQRISELEEGVSTEADVRARFGEPENVWDVPNGRVLEFNRQPQGQKNYMITIGADGKMSALRQVLTPENFAKVQPGMMMEDLRKLLGKPAKVTPYALKRETEWEWRWVQPPSSAMVFTATLNDDQRVVRSGSSPDRGTEAP; translated from the coding sequence ATGCAACGATTCCAGAAGGCCCGGATCGGCCTCATGACAGGACTGCTGGCAGTACTCATCGGGCTCGCGGGCTGCGATCCGCAGCGCATCAGCGAGCTCGAAGAAGGCGTCTCGACCGAAGCCGACGTGCGCGCGCGCTTCGGCGAACCCGAGAACGTCTGGGACGTGCCCAACGGCCGCGTCCTGGAGTTCAACCGCCAGCCGCAGGGTCAGAAGAATTACATGATCACCATCGGCGCCGACGGCAAGATGAGCGCGCTGCGCCAGGTGCTCACGCCCGAGAACTTCGCCAAGGTGCAGCCCGGCATGATGATGGAAGACCTGCGCAAGCTGCTCGGCAAGCCCGCCAAGGTCACGCCCTATGCGCTCAAGCGCGAGACCGAATGGGAATGGCGCTGGGTGCAGCCGCCCAGCTCGGCGATGGTCTTCACTGCCACGCTGAACGACGACCAGCGCGTGGTGCGCAGCGGCTCGTCGCCCGACCGGGGCACCGAAGCGCCGTAA
- a CDS encoding Bug family tripartite tricarboxylate transporter substrate binding protein, with translation MKQELRALSFAAAALLASAGALADTYPSRPITLVVGFPAGGGADTVARIVSDKMAKLLGQPIVIDNKPGAGTTIASDQVARAAPDGYTLLLGSANLYGSDKLLYKSVKYDGAKSFVPISRWSSAPMLLAVNKDVSAKTVQALIAEARQNPGKLAYSSSGAGVVTHLAGLSFEKAAGVQMLHVPYKGGAPSIQAVAAGDVQLTFGTPPSVLPMAQGQKLRVLAVTSGQRSPLFPDVPSVAEAGVKGYDYTFWFGLFAPAGLPPEVTQKLFDASVAALNDPEVKARLEKSGNESAPSKSLAEFRDWALAEGVKSKELTARSGASIE, from the coding sequence ATGAAGCAAGAACTGCGAGCCCTCTCGTTCGCGGCCGCCGCGCTGCTGGCCTCGGCCGGCGCGCTGGCCGACACCTACCCGTCACGGCCCATCACGCTGGTGGTGGGCTTCCCCGCCGGCGGCGGCGCCGACACCGTGGCGCGCATCGTGAGCGACAAGATGGCCAAGCTGCTCGGCCAGCCGATCGTCATCGACAACAAGCCGGGCGCCGGTACCACCATCGCGTCGGACCAGGTCGCGCGCGCCGCGCCCGACGGCTACACGCTGCTGCTGGGCAGCGCCAACCTCTACGGCAGCGACAAGCTGCTCTACAAGAGCGTGAAGTACGACGGCGCCAAGAGCTTCGTGCCGATCTCGCGCTGGAGTTCCGCGCCGATGCTGCTCGCGGTCAACAAGGACGTGAGCGCGAAGACCGTGCAGGCGCTGATCGCCGAGGCGCGGCAGAACCCCGGCAAGCTGGCGTACTCGTCGTCGGGCGCCGGCGTGGTCACGCACCTGGCCGGCCTGTCGTTCGAGAAGGCGGCCGGCGTGCAGATGCTGCACGTGCCGTACAAGGGCGGCGCCCCGTCGATCCAGGCCGTGGCCGCGGGCGACGTGCAGCTCACCTTCGGCACGCCGCCCTCGGTGCTGCCGATGGCGCAGGGCCAGAAGCTGCGCGTGCTGGCCGTCACTTCGGGCCAGCGCTCGCCGCTCTTTCCCGATGTGCCCAGCGTGGCCGAAGCCGGCGTGAAGGGCTACGACTACACCTTCTGGTTCGGCCTCTTCGCACCCGCGGGCCTGCCACCGGAGGTGACGCAGAAGCTGTTCGACGCCAGCGTGGCGGCGCTCAACGACCCCGAGGTCAAGGCGCGGCTGGAGAAGTCGGGCAACGAGTCGGCGCCCTCGAAGTCGCTGGCCGAATTCCGCGACTGGGCCCTGGCCGAAGGCGTGAAGTCGAAGGAACTCACTGCGCGCTCCGGCGCGAGCATCGAATGA
- the panC gene encoding pantoate--beta-alanine ligase yields MYIAKTIDELRQHLSSSQRPAFVPTMGNLHEGHLALVRQAKPLGDATVASIFVNRLQFLPHEDFDTYPRTWDSDCEKLRAAGCDVLFAPDEKALYPEPQTCKVHPDPALADLLEGHFRPGFFIGVCTVVMKLFQCVQPRVAVFGKKDYQQLMMIRHMVRQFAMPIEIVGGETFRADDGLALSSRNGYLSATERAEAVQLSKALRDIAEAVRAGERDVAALEARAMQLLAQRGWQPDYLVLRRRADLQAPQAGDALVALAAARLGSTRLIDNLEIDTPLAS; encoded by the coding sequence ATGTACATCGCCAAGACCATCGACGAACTGCGCCAGCACCTGTCTTCCAGCCAGCGCCCGGCCTTCGTGCCCACCATGGGCAACCTGCACGAGGGCCACCTCGCGCTCGTGCGCCAGGCCAAGCCGCTGGGCGACGCCACCGTGGCGAGCATCTTCGTGAACCGCCTGCAGTTTTTGCCGCACGAAGACTTCGACACCTACCCGCGCACCTGGGACAGCGACTGCGAGAAGCTGCGCGCCGCCGGCTGCGACGTGCTGTTCGCGCCCGACGAGAAGGCGCTCTACCCCGAGCCCCAGACCTGCAAGGTGCACCCCGACCCGGCGCTGGCCGACCTGCTCGAAGGGCACTTTCGCCCCGGCTTCTTCATCGGCGTGTGCACGGTGGTGATGAAGCTGTTCCAGTGCGTGCAGCCGCGCGTGGCCGTGTTCGGCAAGAAGGACTACCAGCAGCTCATGATGATCCGCCACATGGTGCGGCAGTTCGCGATGCCGATCGAGATCGTCGGCGGCGAGACCTTCCGCGCCGACGACGGCCTGGCGCTTTCGTCGCGCAACGGCTACCTGAGCGCGACGGAACGCGCCGAGGCCGTGCAGCTGTCGAAGGCGCTGCGAGACATCGCCGAGGCCGTGCGCGCCGGCGAGCGCGACGTGGCCGCCCTCGAGGCGCGCGCCATGCAGTTGCTCGCGCAGCGCGGCTGGCAGCCCGACTACCTCGTGCTGCGCCGCCGCGCCGACCTGCAGGCACCGCAGGCCGGCGATGCGCTCGTGGCCCTGGCTGCCGCGCGGCTGGGCAGCACGCGGCTCATCGACAACCTCGAAATCGACACCCCGCTCGCTTCATGA
- a CDS encoding segregation and condensation protein A, translating into MSADEDNGTIVASMPEVVDQVALARLYGEPLFAMPKDLYIPPEALQVFLEAFEGPLDLLLYLIRKQNFNILDIPMAGLTRQYLSYVDEIRQTNLELAAEYLLMAAMLIEIKSRMLLPPKKVADGEEAEDPRAELVRRLMEYEQTKLQAAAISALPTYGRDFWKAQVYIEQSIKPRFPDVDVVELRDAWADIMKRAKLVQHHKISREELNVREHMSIVLRHLQGQRFVEFEKLFDVSRGVPVLIVTFIAMLELAKETLIDITQAEAFAPIYVRLAYSPA; encoded by the coding sequence ATGAGCGCAGACGAGGACAACGGCACGATCGTGGCCAGCATGCCCGAGGTCGTCGACCAGGTCGCCCTGGCCCGGCTCTACGGCGAGCCGCTGTTCGCGATGCCGAAAGACCTGTACATCCCGCCCGAGGCGCTGCAGGTTTTTCTGGAGGCCTTCGAGGGCCCGCTCGACCTGTTGCTGTACCTGATCCGCAAGCAGAACTTCAACATCCTCGACATCCCGATGGCGGGACTCACGCGGCAGTACCTGAGCTACGTCGACGAGATCCGCCAGACCAACCTCGAACTCGCGGCCGAATATTTGTTGATGGCCGCGATGCTGATCGAGATCAAGTCGCGCATGCTGCTGCCGCCCAAGAAGGTGGCCGACGGCGAAGAGGCTGAAGACCCGCGCGCCGAGCTGGTTCGCCGGCTCATGGAGTACGAGCAGACCAAGCTGCAGGCCGCCGCCATCAGCGCGCTGCCGACCTACGGGCGCGACTTCTGGAAGGCGCAGGTCTACATCGAGCAGTCGATCAAGCCGCGCTTTCCCGACGTCGACGTGGTCGAACTGCGCGATGCGTGGGCCGACATCATGAAGCGCGCCAAGCTCGTGCAGCACCACAAGATCTCGCGCGAAGAGCTCAACGTGCGCGAGCACATGAGCATCGTGCTGCGCCACCTGCAGGGCCAGCGTTTCGTCGAGTTCGAAAAGCTCTTCGACGTCTCGCGCGGCGTGCCCGTGCTGATCGTCACCTTCATCGCGATGCTCGAGCTCGCGAAAGAGACGCTGATCGACATCACGCAGGCCGAGGCCTTCGCCCCTATTTACGTCCGACTGGCCTATTCGCCCGCCTGA
- a CDS encoding DUF3460 family protein yields the protein MSIFRRPHYTSEITNFIEEMKEKKPTLEAEQRAGRALLWDKHLDRSLLEEYSEARVPMQPYVYQTQPK from the coding sequence ATGTCTATCTTCCGTCGCCCCCACTACACCTCCGAGATCACGAACTTCATCGAGGAGATGAAGGAAAAGAAGCCGACGCTGGAAGCCGAACAGCGCGCCGGCCGCGCCCTGCTCTGGGACAAGCACCTCGACCGCAGCCTGCTCGAGGAGTACAGCGAAGCCCGCGTGCCGATGCAGCCGTACGTCTACCAGACCCAACCCAAGTGA
- a CDS encoding hydrogenase maturation protein — translation MHILLVASAFNSLTQRVLAELQDRGHTAGIVLALGDDEALRDAVRQHAPALLIAPMLTTAIPEDVWRAHTCLIVHPGPPGDRGPSSLDRTLQGGVDSWGVTVLEAVAEMDAGDVWAWSPLKVPPQAGKSDLYRGEVADAAVDAVLLAVERFASGTYKPKRQKAADLAAGWRPFMKQAERRIDWATQTTESVLQHLRAADSQPGALDELLGASWYLHGGHAEDELRGTPGELIATRTGAVCRATVDGAVWLTQLRPWREPGSDLPSYKLPAVEALGARLPAGLPEVPAPLELPASRRTWTDMRYSEHGPVGVLNFSFAGGAMSTAQCRRLLTAYRFACTRPTSVLVLGGLRDFFSNGIHLNVIEAAADPAEESWANIHAMNDLVEAVLTTTDRLTVAALGGNAAAGGVMLALAADEVWCRDGVVLNPHYTLMGLHGSEYWTYSLPRRVGTDEAARLTQSALPVSARRAVALGLAQRVLQAAPEELGDEVGRLAAQLAVSPDLAVRIADKQAARARDEAIKPLQAYRDEELAHMRRNFFDPAEPHAALRSAFVRKEKAQHTPAHLAALGLPR, via the coding sequence ATGCACATCCTGCTCGTCGCGAGCGCCTTCAACAGCCTCACGCAGCGCGTGCTGGCCGAACTCCAGGACCGGGGCCACACCGCAGGCATCGTGCTGGCGCTCGGCGATGACGAGGCGCTGCGTGACGCGGTGCGCCAGCACGCGCCCGCGCTGCTCATTGCGCCGATGCTGACCACCGCAATTCCCGAGGATGTCTGGCGCGCCCACACCTGCCTGATCGTGCACCCGGGCCCGCCCGGCGACCGGGGCCCGTCGTCGCTCGACCGGACGCTGCAGGGCGGCGTCGACAGCTGGGGCGTCACCGTGCTCGAAGCCGTGGCCGAGATGGACGCGGGCGATGTCTGGGCCTGGTCGCCGCTGAAGGTGCCGCCGCAGGCCGGCAAGAGCGACCTGTACCGCGGCGAGGTGGCCGATGCCGCCGTCGATGCGGTGCTGCTCGCTGTCGAACGTTTCGCCTCGGGCACCTACAAGCCGAAGCGGCAGAAGGCGGCCGACCTCGCCGCCGGCTGGCGGCCCTTCATGAAGCAGGCCGAGCGCCGCATCGACTGGGCCACGCAGACCACCGAATCGGTGCTGCAGCACCTGCGCGCGGCCGATTCGCAGCCCGGCGCGCTTGACGAGCTGCTGGGCGCATCGTGGTACCTGCACGGCGGCCATGCCGAGGACGAACTGCGCGGCACGCCCGGCGAACTGATCGCCACCCGCACCGGCGCCGTCTGCCGCGCCACCGTGGACGGCGCGGTCTGGCTCACCCAGCTGCGGCCGTGGCGCGAACCGGGCTCCGACCTGCCGAGCTACAAGCTGCCGGCCGTCGAGGCGCTGGGTGCGCGGCTGCCGGCGGGCTTGCCCGAGGTGCCCGCGCCCCTCGAGCTGCCGGCCAGTCGTCGCACCTGGACAGACATGCGCTACAGCGAACACGGCCCCGTCGGCGTGCTGAACTTCTCGTTCGCGGGCGGGGCCATGAGCACCGCGCAATGCCGGCGTCTGCTCACTGCCTACCGCTTCGCCTGCACGCGGCCGACGTCGGTGCTGGTGCTCGGCGGGCTGCGCGACTTCTTCTCCAACGGCATCCACCTCAACGTGATCGAGGCGGCGGCCGATCCGGCCGAAGAATCGTGGGCCAACATCCACGCGATGAACGACCTGGTCGAGGCCGTGCTCACCACCACCGACCGCCTCACGGTGGCCGCGCTGGGCGGCAATGCCGCGGCGGGCGGCGTGATGCTCGCGCTCGCGGCGGACGAGGTGTGGTGCCGCGACGGCGTGGTGCTCAACCCGCACTACACGTTGATGGGCCTGCACGGCTCCGAATACTGGACCTACAGCCTGCCGCGCCGCGTGGGCACCGACGAGGCCGCGCGGCTCACGCAGTCGGCGCTGCCGGTGAGCGCGAGACGCGCGGTGGCGCTGGGCCTGGCGCAGCGCGTCCTGCAGGCCGCGCCGGAAGAACTGGGTGACGAGGTCGGCCGGCTGGCCGCGCAACTGGCGGTATCGCCGGACCTGGCTGTGCGCATTGCGGACAAGCAGGCGGCGCGCGCCCGCGACGAGGCGATCAAGCCGCTGCAGGCGTATCGCGATGAGGAGCTGGCGCACATGCGGCGCAATTTCTTTGATCCCGCCGAGCCGCACGCGGCGCTGCGTTCGGCCTTCGTGCGCAAGGAAAAAGCGCAGCACACGCCCGCGCACCTCGCGGCGCTGGGCCTGCCGCGCTGA